In Holophagales bacterium, one DNA window encodes the following:
- a CDS encoding isocitrate/isopropylmalate dehydrogenase family protein, whose amino-acid sequence MAKYKIAWLPGDGIGIEVLEATKIVLDALGFDAEYEHGDIGWEFWCREGDALPARTVELLGRVDAAMFGAITSKPVKDAEAELAPELRGKGLKYRSPIVRMRQSFDLYNCLRPCKAYPGNPLNHREGIDLVVFRENTEDLYSGVEFSPVPVELATTLSALAPAFKPFAGLAPEEYAISCKVNTRKGSERIVRAAFEFARAHGRKKVTIVHKANVVRAADGLFFEEAKKVAAQFPDIACDDANIDAICMWLLKNPFNYDVLVAPNLYGDIISDLCAQMVGGLGFGCSGNIGDQLAVFEPTHGSAPKYAGQYKVNPIATILAAKMMLDWLGEKELGMRLESAVAAVIADGKVRTYDMGGGARTLEMGEAVAAKIAAGK is encoded by the coding sequence ATGGCCAAATACAAGATCGCCTGGCTTCCCGGAGACGGGATCGGGATTGAAGTCCTGGAAGCGACCAAGATCGTTCTCGACGCCCTCGGCTTCGACGCCGAATACGAACACGGCGACATCGGGTGGGAGTTCTGGTGCCGGGAAGGCGACGCCCTGCCGGCCCGCACGGTCGAGCTGCTCGGCCGCGTCGACGCGGCGATGTTCGGCGCCATCACCTCGAAGCCGGTCAAGGACGCCGAGGCCGAGCTGGCGCCGGAGTTGCGCGGCAAGGGGCTCAAGTACCGTTCGCCGATCGTCCGCATGCGGCAGAGCTTCGACCTCTACAACTGCCTGCGTCCCTGCAAGGCCTACCCCGGCAATCCGCTGAACCACCGCGAGGGGATCGACCTCGTGGTGTTCCGCGAGAACACCGAGGACCTCTACTCCGGGGTCGAGTTCTCGCCGGTGCCGGTGGAGCTGGCGACGACGCTCTCCGCGCTGGCCCCGGCCTTCAAGCCGTTCGCCGGCCTTGCGCCGGAGGAGTACGCGATCTCCTGCAAGGTGAACACGCGCAAGGGCTCCGAGCGCATCGTCCGCGCCGCCTTCGAGTTCGCCCGGGCGCACGGCCGCAAGAAGGTGACGATCGTCCACAAGGCGAACGTGGTGCGTGCCGCCGACGGGCTCTTCTTCGAAGAGGCGAAGAAGGTGGCGGCGCAGTTCCCCGACATCGCCTGCGACGACGCCAACATCGACGCCATCTGCATGTGGCTGCTGAAGAACCCGTTCAACTACGACGTGCTGGTGGCGCCGAATCTCTACGGCGACATCATCTCCGACCTCTGCGCGCAGATGGTGGGCGGTCTCGGCTTCGGCTGCTCGGGCAACATCGGCGACCAGCTCGCCGTCTTCGAGCCGACGCACGGCTCGGCGCCGAAGTACGCCGGCCAGTACAAGGTCAATCCGATCGCCACCATTCTCGCCGCCAAGATGATGCTCGACTGGCTGGGCGAGAAGGAGCTCGGGATGCGCCTCGAATCGGCCGTGGCGGCGGTCATCGCCGACGGCAAGGTGCGCACCTACGACATGGGCGGCGGTGCCAGGACGCTCGAGATGGGCGAGGCGGTCGCAGCCAAGATCGCCGCGGGCAAGTGA
- a CDS encoding hydroxymethylglutaryl-CoA lyase — translation MSPAMTGAAKILLHEVGLRDGLQMEKQVVPSEQKLAWIDRLLGSGVDLIQIGSFVHPEKVPQMADTDRLFAELTARRAATAGGPVLSGLVLNEKGLERGLAVGVELFCMGVSASETHSRKNTGMSIDEATRRILAIARSAEAAGRKVQVSVQSAFGCGYEGPVPRERVIGIARSFVDAGLRNLSLADTAGHATPGDVTAMFGELRSLAPDVECACHFHDTYGLAIANCYAALAAGVTSFEASVAGLGGCPFTAVAGGNTCTEDLVHALQRGGLRRDIDLAALIAMAREVAACFGREMPGKVYRAGAIPEPAAMARS, via the coding sequence GTGAGCCCTGCGATGACGGGCGCGGCGAAGATCCTCCTCCACGAGGTCGGCCTGCGCGACGGCCTGCAGATGGAAAAGCAGGTCGTGCCGAGCGAGCAGAAGCTCGCCTGGATCGACCGCCTGCTCGGCTCCGGCGTCGATCTCATCCAGATCGGCTCGTTCGTCCATCCGGAGAAGGTCCCGCAGATGGCCGACACCGACCGGCTCTTCGCCGAGCTCACCGCCCGGCGCGCGGCAACAGCAGGTGGGCCGGTGCTCTCGGGGCTGGTGCTGAACGAGAAAGGGCTCGAACGCGGGCTCGCCGTCGGCGTCGAGCTCTTCTGCATGGGGGTCTCGGCGAGCGAGACGCACAGCCGGAAGAACACCGGCATGTCGATCGACGAGGCGACGCGGCGGATCCTCGCCATCGCCAGGTCCGCCGAGGCCGCCGGCCGCAAGGTGCAGGTCTCCGTGCAGTCGGCCTTCGGCTGCGGCTACGAGGGGCCGGTGCCGCGCGAGCGCGTGATCGGGATCGCGCGCTCGTTCGTCGACGCCGGCCTGCGCAACCTGAGCCTCGCCGACACCGCGGGACATGCGACGCCGGGAGACGTGACGGCGATGTTCGGCGAGCTGCGGTCCCTCGCCCCGGACGTCGAGTGCGCCTGCCACTTCCACGACACCTACGGCCTGGCGATCGCCAACTGCTACGCGGCGCTCGCCGCCGGGGTGACCTCGTTCGAGGCCTCGGTCGCCGGGCTCGGCGGCTGTCCGTTCACCGCGGTGGCCGGCGGCAACACCTGCACCGAGGATCTCGTCCACGCCCTGCAGCGTGGCGGGCTCCGCCGTGACATCGACCTCGCGGCGCTGATCGCGATGGCGCGCGAGGTGGCGGCGTGCTTCGGTCGCGAGATGCCGGGGAAGGTCTATCGCGCGGGAGCGATCCCCGAGCCGGCCGCGATGGCGAGGTCCTGA
- a CDS encoding CoA transferase, giving the protein MGALTGIRVLDLTNVLSGPFCTLHLALLGAEVIKIENPKAGDLARVLGNVPKYNKRLMGTSFLAQNANKKSLTLNLKAPEGKEIFRRLVATADVVVENFRPDVMPRLGLGYEALAAINPRLVYCGISGFGKDGPDADKPAYDQIIQGLSGEMDVNGDERLHPLRTGFPVCDTVGGLNAAFAVMAALFHRERTGQGQAIDVALLDSIMPLMGWVAANLLIGGQDPVPMGNDNFTAAPSGVFRTGDGFINIAANKQEQWEAVTEVLGVADLKTDPRFAERDERKKNRRALTPLLEAKLAEQPTARWVEALNARDVPSGDILPLGKALAQPQVEHRQTLATVHVDDEIGDVRLFNLTAKLSATPGAITAPPPALGEHTEEVLGELGIDAAAAAELKAKGVV; this is encoded by the coding sequence ATGGGTGCGCTCACCGGCATTCGCGTGCTCGACCTCACCAACGTCCTCTCGGGGCCGTTCTGCACGCTCCACCTGGCGCTGCTGGGCGCCGAGGTGATCAAGATCGAGAATCCCAAGGCGGGCGACCTCGCCCGCGTCCTCGGCAACGTGCCGAAGTACAACAAGCGCCTGATGGGCACGAGCTTCCTGGCGCAGAACGCCAACAAGAAGTCGCTGACGCTGAACCTCAAGGCGCCGGAGGGCAAGGAGATCTTCCGGCGTCTCGTGGCGACGGCCGACGTGGTGGTGGAGAACTTCCGTCCCGACGTGATGCCGCGGCTCGGGCTCGGCTACGAGGCGCTCGCGGCGATCAACCCGCGGCTCGTCTACTGCGGCATCTCCGGCTTCGGGAAGGACGGGCCGGATGCCGACAAGCCGGCCTACGACCAGATCATCCAGGGCCTTTCGGGCGAGATGGACGTCAACGGCGACGAGCGGCTCCATCCGCTGCGCACCGGATTCCCGGTCTGCGACACGGTGGGCGGGCTGAACGCCGCCTTCGCCGTGATGGCGGCGCTCTTCCATCGCGAGCGGACCGGGCAGGGGCAGGCGATCGACGTCGCGCTGCTCGACTCGATCATGCCGCTGATGGGCTGGGTGGCGGCGAACCTGCTGATCGGCGGCCAGGATCCGGTGCCGATGGGCAACGACAATTTCACCGCGGCGCCCTCGGGCGTGTTCCGTACCGGTGACGGGTTCATCAACATCGCCGCCAACAAGCAGGAGCAGTGGGAAGCGGTCACCGAGGTGCTCGGCGTCGCGGACCTGAAGACCGATCCCCGCTTTGCCGAGCGCGACGAACGCAAGAAGAACCGGCGTGCGCTCACCCCGCTGTTGGAGGCGAAGCTGGCCGAGCAGCCGACCGCCCGCTGGGTCGAAGCGCTCAACGCGCGCGACGTGCCCTCGGGCGACATCCTGCCGCTCGGCAAGGCACTGGCCCAGCCACAGGTCGAACACCGCCAGACGCTCGCCACCGTCCACGTCGACGACGAGATCGGCGACGTGCGTCTGTTCAACTTGACCGCCAAGCTCTCGGCCACGCCGGGGGCGATCACGGCGCCGCCGCCGGCGCTCGGCGAGCACACGGAAGAGGTGCTCGGCGAGCTCGGGATCGACGCGGCTGCCGCGGCGGAGCTGAAGGCGAAGGGAGTCGTGTAA
- a CDS encoding 3-isopropylmalate dehydratase large subunit has product MGMTVVEKILARASGRAAARAGEVLEPRVDLAMSHENAALVLNQFLEVFQGTGREPKIWDPSRIAIIFDHRVPAESPKTASNQKKVREFVGAHGITKFHDVRGDEGGICHQILPENGYVLPGAVVVGTDSHTTSHGALGAFAFGIGATEMASVWTLGVALNIEVPPTIKVVVNGELAPEVGPKDLILHLVGTLGAEGANYRVIELHGETIRKMSTSGRLTLCNMTVEAGATAGIVPGDEETVRYLREVAGVTGPLELVQPDADAVYERTLVVDASTLAPQIACPHTVDNVKPVDAVVGVKVHQVVIGSCTNGRLEDLAAAARIVAGKKVARGTRMLVFPASSRIYQQAIDLGYVSTLMKAGAVVMNSGCGPCLGVHEGALGDNEVALSTTNRNFKGRMGNPKSEVYLCSPEVAAASAVAGVITDPRKGA; this is encoded by the coding sequence ATGGGGATGACCGTCGTCGAGAAGATCCTGGCCCGCGCTTCGGGCCGTGCTGCCGCGCGCGCGGGGGAGGTCCTGGAGCCCAGGGTCGACCTCGCGATGTCGCACGAGAACGCGGCGCTGGTGCTCAACCAGTTCCTCGAAGTGTTTCAGGGCACCGGCCGCGAGCCGAAGATCTGGGATCCGTCGCGCATCGCGATCATTTTCGACCACCGCGTGCCGGCCGAGTCGCCGAAGACGGCGAGCAACCAGAAGAAGGTGCGCGAATTCGTCGGCGCCCACGGCATCACCAAGTTCCACGACGTGCGCGGCGACGAGGGTGGCATCTGCCATCAGATCCTGCCGGAGAACGGCTACGTCCTCCCGGGTGCGGTGGTGGTCGGCACCGATTCGCACACCACCAGCCACGGCGCCCTCGGCGCCTTCGCCTTCGGCATCGGCGCCACCGAGATGGCGAGCGTCTGGACGCTCGGCGTGGCGTTGAACATCGAAGTGCCGCCGACCATCAAGGTCGTGGTGAACGGCGAGCTGGCGCCCGAGGTCGGCCCCAAGGACCTCATCCTCCACCTCGTCGGCACGCTCGGCGCCGAAGGTGCCAACTACCGGGTCATCGAGCTGCACGGCGAGACGATCCGCAAGATGTCGACCTCCGGTCGCCTGACGCTCTGCAACATGACCGTCGAGGCCGGCGCGACCGCCGGCATCGTGCCGGGGGACGAGGAGACGGTGCGCTACCTGCGCGAGGTCGCCGGGGTCACCGGACCGCTCGAGCTCGTGCAACCCGACGCCGACGCGGTGTACGAGCGGACGCTCGTCGTCGACGCGTCGACCCTCGCGCCGCAGATCGCCTGTCCGCACACGGTCGACAACGTCAAGCCGGTCGACGCGGTGGTCGGCGTCAAGGTGCACCAGGTGGTCATCGGCTCCTGCACCAACGGACGGCTCGAAGACCTCGCGGCAGCGGCGCGGATCGTCGCCGGCAAGAAGGTGGCGCGCGGCACGCGCATGCTGGTCTTCCCGGCGTCGTCGCGCATCTACCAGCAGGCGATCGACCTCGGCTACGTGTCGACCCTGATGAAGGCCGGCGCCGTGGTGATGAACTCCGGCTGCGGCCCCTGCCTCGGCGTGCACGAAGGAGCGCTCGGCGACAACGAGGTCGCGCTGTCCACCACCAACCGGAATTTCAAGGGCCGCATGGGGAACCCGAAGTCCGAGGTCTACCTCTGCTCGCCCGAGGTGGCTGCCGCCTCGGCGGTAGCCGGCGTCATCACCGACCCGCGGAAGGGAGCCTGA
- the leuD gene encoding 3-isopropylmalate dehydratase small subunit (catalyzes the isomerization between 2-isopropylmalate and 3-isopropylmalate in leucine biosynthesis) produces the protein MAKVIAKLGDDISTDVIYPGRYMATVLPTETPQFAFADLAELNGLLKAKLAPPGSVIVGGKNFGCGSSREQAASCLKGYDLVIVARGFARIFLQNAINLGLSIVTAPDLEAEEGDELEVHSDKVLNHASGKEFAVIPLPAARQAIIDAGGLIAYTRQRLMAAS, from the coding sequence ATGGCCAAAGTCATCGCGAAGCTCGGCGACGACATCTCGACCGACGTGATCTATCCGGGCCGCTACATGGCCACGGTGCTGCCCACCGAGACGCCGCAGTTCGCCTTCGCCGACCTGGCCGAGCTCAACGGCCTCCTCAAGGCGAAGCTGGCACCGCCGGGAAGCGTGATCGTCGGCGGCAAGAACTTCGGCTGCGGCTCGTCGCGCGAACAGGCCGCCTCCTGCCTCAAGGGCTACGACCTGGTGATCGTGGCGCGCGGCTTCGCCCGGATCTTCCTGCAGAATGCGATCAACCTCGGCCTCTCGATCGTCACGGCGCCGGACCTCGAGGCGGAGGAGGGCGACGAGCTCGAGGTTCACTCCGACAAGGTGCTCAACCACGCCTCCGGCAAGGAGTTCGCGGTGATTCCGCTGCCGGCGGCTCGCCAGGCGATCATCGACGCCGGCGGTCTGATCGCCTACACCCGGCAGCGGCTGATGGCCGCGAGTTGA
- a CDS encoding choice-of-anchor J domain-containing protein produces MKIGTVLLGVGLAFGATLAVAEEVAPVVQRGATVVGEELVPDFGEVAARDLPVVRAWKPGDPIKDIPRRRYPRDGAFVPEEPTGSDPLLEIQAAFTDAPASVDPLLNFAGQGYTGVNPPDTVGDVGGNYYVQSINGSGGAMVTVYDKTTGALVAGPFAMDGLAAGGSCSTGLGDPIVLFDRGADRWVLTEFASSGNHLCVYISTTNNPTGTYCRYDFTTPSFPDYPKYGVWPDAYYVTTNESSPTIYALDRANMMTCGTARVAQSFTVSSLSGFNFQTLTPADLDGVTDPPAGTPGILMRHRDTEVHGPSGIPSADQLELWAFHVDWTTPASSTLTALPAISTAEFDSTLCGLTSFSCMSMPGVTQGSGSSLDPLREVVMNRLGYRVLDGQQVLVGNLVTDVGSDQGGVRWFELRNTGSGWSLAQEGTYSPDAVNRWMAGIAMDSAGNILLGYNASNGSVAPSLRYTGRYSTDPAGTMTVAETVLVAGSVANGSNRYGDYSAMSVDPSDDCTFWFTGEYNAASTWSTRVGSVKFSACGTPDFTLSSVPTSREICVGANATYALTVGSVSGYNSQVTLSTSGNPGSAGFSVNPVTPAGTSTLTISGAAAGTSSFNLIGTATGPNVHQIPLGLTVQPAAPGAPTLTAPVNFATNVSATPAFSWSAPATSSTYSIQVATDAAFGTVVASASGLASPAWTSNVALNTSTTYYWRVQATNACGVSLYSSAFAFSTLAAPGDCGIGSTPQQVFLESFDGTVTGWSSAGTGNTWATSGARFHSSPTSYKAVDPATSSDQQLSSPSIALPNQTGLTLQFWNHQTMEHRSSGGCYDGGLVEISTDNGGTWTKLLSAAMLTDPYDGALASGNPLSPAPAWCGDPQDWLRSVVDIQAYAGQTVRFRFRLASDTSVSREGWYLDDVKVQACLAGLFSGTFETGDLSPWSAVYP; encoded by the coding sequence TTGAAGATCGGAACGGTGTTGTTGGGAGTCGGATTGGCGTTCGGGGCTACGTTGGCGGTGGCCGAGGAAGTCGCACCGGTGGTCCAGCGTGGTGCGACGGTGGTCGGTGAGGAACTCGTCCCCGACTTTGGCGAAGTCGCGGCGCGGGATCTGCCGGTGGTGCGCGCCTGGAAGCCGGGGGATCCGATCAAGGACATCCCGCGCCGCCGCTATCCGCGCGACGGTGCATTCGTTCCGGAGGAGCCGACCGGGTCGGATCCGTTGCTCGAGATCCAGGCCGCCTTCACCGATGCGCCGGCCAGCGTCGACCCGCTGCTCAACTTCGCCGGTCAGGGCTACACCGGCGTCAACCCTCCCGACACGGTCGGCGATGTGGGCGGCAACTACTACGTGCAGTCGATCAACGGCAGCGGCGGCGCCATGGTGACCGTCTACGACAAGACGACCGGCGCGCTGGTTGCCGGGCCGTTCGCGATGGACGGGCTCGCGGCAGGCGGGTCGTGCTCAACCGGGCTCGGCGACCCGATCGTCCTCTTCGACCGCGGCGCCGACCGCTGGGTGCTCACCGAGTTCGCCTCGAGCGGCAACCACCTCTGCGTCTACATCTCGACGACGAACAACCCGACCGGGACCTACTGCCGGTACGACTTCACGACGCCGAGCTTCCCCGACTACCCGAAGTACGGCGTCTGGCCGGACGCCTACTACGTCACCACCAACGAGTCGAGCCCGACGATCTACGCGCTCGACCGCGCCAACATGATGACCTGTGGCACGGCGCGGGTGGCGCAGAGCTTCACCGTCTCGAGCCTCTCGGGCTTCAACTTCCAGACGCTGACGCCCGCCGACCTCGACGGTGTCACCGATCCGCCGGCGGGCACGCCCGGCATCCTGATGCGTCACCGCGACACCGAAGTGCACGGGCCGTCCGGGATCCCGAGCGCGGACCAGCTCGAGCTCTGGGCCTTCCACGTCGACTGGACGACGCCGGCGAGCTCGACGCTCACCGCGCTGCCGGCCATCAGCACGGCCGAGTTCGACTCGACCCTCTGCGGTCTCACCTCCTTCTCCTGCATGAGCATGCCCGGCGTGACCCAGGGGAGCGGCTCGTCGCTCGACCCGCTGCGCGAGGTGGTGATGAACCGGCTCGGCTACCGCGTGCTCGACGGCCAGCAGGTGCTGGTCGGCAACTTGGTGACCGACGTCGGCTCCGATCAGGGCGGCGTGCGCTGGTTCGAGCTGCGCAATACCGGCAGCGGCTGGTCCCTCGCCCAGGAGGGGACCTACTCGCCCGATGCGGTCAATCGCTGGATGGCGGGAATCGCGATGGACAGCGCCGGCAACATTCTGCTCGGCTACAACGCCTCCAACGGTTCGGTGGCTCCGAGCCTGCGCTACACGGGGCGCTATTCGACCGATCCAGCCGGCACGATGACGGTCGCCGAAACGGTGCTCGTCGCCGGCTCGGTGGCGAACGGCAGCAACCGCTACGGCGACTATTCGGCGATGTCGGTCGACCCGAGCGACGACTGCACCTTCTGGTTCACCGGCGAGTACAACGCCGCCTCGACGTGGTCGACGCGCGTCGGCTCGGTCAAGTTCTCGGCCTGTGGTACGCCGGATTTCACCCTCTCCTCGGTGCCCACGAGCCGGGAGATCTGCGTCGGAGCGAACGCCACCTACGCCCTGACCGTCGGCAGCGTCTCAGGCTACAACAGCCAGGTGACGTTGAGCACCTCGGGCAATCCCGGCAGCGCCGGCTTCTCGGTGAACCCGGTGACGCCGGCCGGCACCAGCACCCTGACGATCAGCGGCGCCGCGGCGGGCACCTCGAGCTTCAACCTGATCGGCACGGCGACCGGTCCGAACGTCCATCAGATCCCGCTCGGACTGACGGTCCAGCCCGCGGCGCCCGGCGCACCGACGCTGACCGCGCCGGTCAACTTCGCCACCAACGTCTCGGCGACGCCCGCCTTCAGCTGGAGCGCGCCGGCCACGTCCTCGACCTACTCCATCCAGGTGGCGACCGATGCGGCCTTCGGCACCGTCGTCGCCTCGGCGAGCGGTCTCGCGAGCCCGGCGTGGACGTCGAACGTGGCGCTCAACACCAGCACGACCTACTACTGGCGCGTCCAGGCAACCAACGCCTGCGGCGTGAGCCTCTACTCGTCCGCTTTTGCCTTCTCGACGCTGGCGGCCCCTGGCGACTGCGGCATCGGCTCGACTCCGCAGCAGGTGTTCCTCGAGAGCTTCGACGGCACGGTCACCGGCTGGTCGAGCGCCGGCACCGGCAACACCTGGGCGACGTCGGGGGCGCGATTCCACTCGAGCCCGACCTCCTACAAGGCGGTCGATCCGGCAACGTCGAGCGATCAGCAGCTTTCCTCACCGTCGATCGCTCTGCCGAACCAGACAGGTCTGACGCTCCAGTTCTGGAATCACCAGACGATGGAGCACCGCTCGTCCGGCGGCTGCTACGACGGAGGCCTGGTCGAGATCTCGACCGACAACGGCGGGACCTGGACGAAGCTCCTCTCCGCCGCGATGTTGACCGACCCCTATGACGGAGCGCTTGCCAGCGGCAATCCGCTCTCTCCCGCTCCCGCCTGGTGCGGCGATCCGCAGGACTGGCTCCGGTCGGTCGTCGACATCCAGGCCTACGCCGGTCAGACGGTGCGCTTCCGCTTCCGCCTGGCGAGCGACACGTCGGTCAGCCGCGAGGGTTGGTACCTCGACGACGTGAAGGTCCAGGCCTGCCTCGCCGGGCTCTTCTCGGGCACCTTCGAGACCGGCGACCTGAGTCCTTGGAGCGCCGTCTACCCCTGA
- a CDS encoding DHA2 family efflux MFS transporter permease subunit: MSDLPAGSAEGGAAPPPIRLPAHPWIVAISVLAATFMEVLDTTVVNVSLPHIAGNLSASNEEATWTLTSYLVANAIVLPMTGWLASRVGRRRLLLGSIIGFTATSLVCGLSTSLAQLVVARILQGLTGGTLQPISQSVMLESFPPEKRGRAMGFWALGIVVAPMLGPILGGWLTDRWSWHWVFFINVPIGLAAWAMIRANVQDPPYLVRHTAPVDGWGLGLLVVGIGSLQFVLDKGQQEDWFESRLILTLAVLAAAALVALVVRELRSANPILDLRVFRLRTFSVGVFLMTCLGMVLYGSIMLLPLMLQTLLGYSSYDAGVAVAPRGLGSFLAMPVIGLLVGRFDARKMLVGGLVTGAFTLFWLARMNLSAGYWDWFWPQFIMGISLGLLFVPLTTLTMHSIPLRQMGHATSLFNLMRNIGGSAGIALSATLVSRQQQGLIGHLGGNVTAYDPASRSFLEGATALFRGQGIDAQTAARAAELAAFGRVARQASLLAFLETFRVLGAIFLLVVPLVALMRRARPGAAGPSAPH; the protein is encoded by the coding sequence ATGAGCGACCTCCCCGCCGGGAGTGCGGAAGGCGGCGCGGCTCCGCCACCGATCCGTCTTCCCGCGCACCCTTGGATCGTCGCCATCTCGGTCCTGGCGGCGACCTTCATGGAAGTGCTCGACACCACGGTGGTCAACGTGTCGTTGCCGCACATTGCCGGCAACCTCTCGGCCTCGAACGAAGAGGCGACCTGGACGCTCACCTCCTATCTCGTCGCCAATGCGATCGTGCTGCCGATGACCGGCTGGCTCGCCTCGCGCGTCGGCCGGCGGCGGTTGCTGCTCGGCTCGATCATCGGGTTCACCGCGACGTCGCTGGTCTGCGGACTGTCGACGAGTCTCGCCCAGCTCGTCGTCGCCCGCATCCTCCAGGGCCTGACCGGCGGCACGCTGCAGCCGATCTCGCAGTCGGTGATGCTCGAGTCGTTCCCGCCGGAAAAGCGCGGCCGCGCCATGGGATTCTGGGCGCTCGGAATCGTCGTCGCGCCGATGCTCGGCCCGATCCTCGGCGGGTGGCTCACCGATCGCTGGAGCTGGCACTGGGTCTTCTTCATCAACGTCCCGATCGGGCTCGCCGCCTGGGCGATGATCCGCGCCAATGTCCAGGATCCCCCCTACCTCGTGCGCCACACCGCACCGGTGGACGGTTGGGGGCTCGGCCTTCTCGTGGTGGGCATCGGCTCGCTGCAGTTCGTCCTCGACAAGGGCCAGCAGGAGGACTGGTTCGAGTCCCGACTGATCCTCACCCTGGCGGTGCTCGCGGCAGCGGCACTCGTCGCCCTGGTCGTTCGTGAGCTGCGCTCCGCCAACCCGATCCTCGACCTGCGCGTCTTCCGTCTCCGGACCTTCAGCGTCGGCGTCTTCCTGATGACCTGCCTCGGCATGGTGCTCTACGGCAGCATCATGCTCCTGCCGCTCATGCTGCAGACGCTGCTCGGCTACTCCTCCTACGACGCCGGCGTGGCGGTGGCTCCCCGCGGACTCGGGTCGTTCCTCGCCATGCCGGTGATCGGCCTGCTCGTCGGTCGCTTCGACGCGCGCAAGATGCTGGTCGGAGGACTGGTCACGGGGGCCTTCACCCTCTTCTGGCTGGCGCGAATGAACCTCTCGGCCGGCTACTGGGACTGGTTCTGGCCCCAGTTCATCATGGGGATCTCGCTCGGTCTGCTGTTCGTGCCGCTCACCACACTGACCATGCACAGCATTCCGCTGCGTCAGATGGGGCACGCGACCTCGCTCTTCAACCTGATGCGGAACATCGGCGGTTCGGCCGGCATCGCCCTGTCGGCAACCCTCGTCTCTCGCCAGCAACAGGGCCTGATCGGGCACCTCGGCGGCAACGTCACCGCCTACGACCCGGCCTCGCGCAGCTTCCTCGAGGGCGCTACGGCACTCTTCCGCGGCCAAGGGATCGATGCGCAGACGGCAGCGCGTGCCGCCGAGCTCGCGGCGTTCGGCCGCGTCGCCCGTCAGGCATCGCTCCTCGCCTTCCTCGAGACCTTCCGCGTCCTCGGGGCGATCTTCCTGCTCGTCGTGCCGCTCGTCGCCCTGATGCGTCGCGCCCGCCCCGGCGCCGCCGGCCCCTCGGCCCCCCACTGA
- a CDS encoding HlyD family secretion protein has product MTSPSSDPNRSADGVAVLPADETAGRRWLTAILIGAAVVIAAGLAFAWRFHGRESTDDARIEGHVRPVAARVGGPVLEVRVHDNQEVAAGEVLAVIDPRDYELAVRRAEAMLAESEAAARVAGTGAEVASTGIASRLAGARSRVAAAEARRVAAQAREVEATAAAERAANDRRRLEPLLAKDEVSRQEFDAADAAARSTAAALDVARAMITEAERGLEAARAELDDALTAPARNAVEKAKAETATARADQARIALDQARSALADTTVRAAEAGVVSRRSVEVGQVVAPGQPLLALVSLDDVWVVANFKESQLAGMKSGQPVDIRVDAFDGRRFRGHVDSLAAATESRFSLLPADNASGNFVKVVQRVPVKIVLEPGENQEHLLRPGLSVVPAVDVRADPR; this is encoded by the coding sequence ATGACCTCTCCTTCCTCCGATCCGAACCGCTCCGCTGACGGAGTCGCCGTGCTGCCCGCCGACGAGACGGCCGGGCGACGCTGGCTCACCGCGATCCTGATCGGTGCTGCGGTGGTGATCGCCGCCGGCCTCGCCTTCGCCTGGCGGTTTCACGGCCGCGAGTCGACCGACGACGCACGCATCGAAGGCCATGTCCGCCCGGTCGCCGCACGCGTCGGCGGCCCGGTCCTCGAGGTCCGGGTGCATGACAACCAGGAGGTTGCCGCCGGTGAGGTCCTCGCGGTGATCGACCCACGCGACTACGAGCTCGCGGTGCGACGTGCAGAGGCGATGCTGGCCGAGTCCGAGGCCGCAGCACGAGTCGCCGGGACGGGGGCCGAGGTCGCCAGCACCGGCATCGCCAGCCGCCTGGCCGGCGCCCGGAGCCGCGTCGCCGCCGCCGAGGCCCGGCGCGTCGCCGCCCAGGCTCGTGAGGTCGAAGCGACGGCCGCGGCCGAGCGGGCCGCCAACGACCGACGCCGTCTCGAACCACTGCTCGCCAAGGACGAGGTCTCGCGCCAGGAGTTCGACGCCGCCGACGCCGCCGCGCGCAGCACCGCCGCCGCGCTCGATGTCGCGCGGGCGATGATCACCGAAGCGGAGCGCGGCCTCGAGGCGGCACGGGCCGAGCTCGACGACGCTCTCACGGCGCCTGCCCGCAATGCCGTCGAGAAGGCCAAGGCCGAGACCGCCACGGCGCGCGCCGACCAGGCACGCATCGCCCTCGACCAGGCGCGCAGCGCCCTCGCCGACACGACGGTCCGCGCCGCCGAGGCCGGCGTCGTCAGCCGCCGCTCGGTCGAAGTCGGCCAGGTCGTCGCCCCGGGGCAGCCGCTCCTCGCGCTTGTCTCGCTCGACGACGTCTGGGTGGTCGCCAACTTCAAGGAGAGTCAACTCGCCGGCATGAAGTCCGGCCAGCCGGTGGACATCCGCGTCGACGCCTTCGATGGTCGGCGCTTCCGCGGCCACGTCGACAGTCTCGCCGCCGCGACCGAATCGCGCTTCAGCCTGCTGCCGGCCGACAATGCGAGCGGCAACTTCGTCAAGGTCGTGCAACGGGTCCCCGTCAAGATCGTCCTCGAACCGGGCGAGAACCAGGAGCACCTGCTGCGACCGGGGCTTTCGGTCGTGCCTGCGGTCGACGTGCGAGCCGACCCGCGATGA